Part of the Bryobacteraceae bacterium genome is shown below.
AATCCGGCCGGGCAAGGATTCGCGCGGCGGGATACCGCGAGAGCCAACGCGGTCAATAGAACGAAGAGCGAAGCGCCGGCTTCGCGTTATCCTTGGTGATTCGAATGCGAATCACCGCCATTAAAGACGCGGTTGTCCCGATCCGGTCCGACATCCGCAACGCCTACATCAGCTTCTCGGAAATGACCGCCTCCGCGGTGGCGATCCACACCGACGAGGGCGTCACCGGCTACGGCTTCAACTCGAACGGACGGTATGCCCAAAGCGGCCTTCTCCGCGAGCGCTTCATCCCGCGGCTGACGAGAGCCGAACCGGAAAGGCTGCTCGACGAATCGGGCGCGAACTTCGATCCCGCTCTCGCCTGGGACGTCATGATGGCCAATGAGAAGCCCGGCGGCCATGGCGAACGCAGCGTCGCCGCGGGCGTGCTCGACATGGCCTTGTGGGACCTCGTGGCGAAGATCGAAGGCCGTCCGCTGGCGCAAACGCTGGCGGCGCGATTCGGCTCCGGCGAAGCGTCGGAGTCCGTCTATGTCTACGCCGCCGGCGGCTACTACTACCCGGGCAAGGACATCCCGATGCTGCTCGAAGAGATGCAGCGCTACGTCGATCTGGGCTACGACACGGTGAAGATCAAGATCGGCGGCGCGACGCTCGAGGAGGACCGAGCGCGCATCGAAGCCGTGCTCGGCCGAATCGGCGGCGGCCGCGAACTCGCCGTCGACGCCAACGGCCGCTTCGACCTCGACACGGCCCTGGCCTACGCCGCCGCGCTCAACGACTATCCGTTGAAATGGTACGAGGAGCCTTGTGATCCGCTCGACTTCGAGATCCTGGCCGAGGTAGCCGCGGCGTCCCGCAATCCATTGGCGACCGGTGAGAATCTGTTCTCCATGCAAGATGCGCGGAACCTCGTCCGCTACGGCGGCATGGACCCCGAACGCGACTATCTTCAAATGGACCCGGCGCTCAGCTACGGACTGGTGGAATACCTGCGGATGCTGGACGCGCTGGGAGAGAACGGCTGGTCCCCGGCGCGGTGCATCCCGCACGGCGGACACCAGTTCGCGCTGCATCTGGCGGCGGGACTGGGACTGCATGGAAACGAATCCTACCCCGGCGTGTTCCAGCCCTTCGGCGGATTCGCCGACGGCGTGCCGGTGGAAAACGGCCGGGTCGCGATCCCGAAGGCTCCGGGCATCGGCATCGAAGCGAAGCAAAACCTTTGGGAGGTCTTCCGCCAGCTATGACTATTGCCGACGCGCACATTCATTTTTTCTCGCATCGATTCTATTCGCTGCTCGCCGCCCAGAAAGGCGTGACCGTCACGGAAGCCGCGGCGATTCTCGGCTGGCCGCTACCGCCGGAGGATCCGGTGGAACTGGCGCGCGTGTGGGATGTCGAGCTGGAACGAAATGGGGTATCGCACGCGGTCCTGATCGCCAGCCTTCCGGGGGACAGCGGGTCCGTCGTTGCGGCGGTCGCGGCTTTTCCGGGGCGATTCTCGGGATACTTTTTCCTCGACCCGACCGCCGACGGTGCGGCTCGGATGGCCGAATCCGCGGCCGCCGAGGGGCTACGCGGCATGTGTCTGTTCCCGGCGCTGCACGGCTACGCGCTGAGCGATCCGCGTGTCGGCGAGGCGATCGAGGCGGTTTCGAGCGGCGCCTCCGGCCGGTCCGTGGTCTTCGTCCACTGTGGCGCGCTGAGCATCGGCGTGCGCAACCGGCTCGGCCTCCCCACCGCCTATGACCTGCGGTACGGCAACCCGATGGATCTGCACGCGGTGGCCCGCCGCCACCCCGCAGCTACCTTTGTCGTCCCGCACTTCGGGGCCGGGCTTTTTCGGGAGACGTTGATGCTGGCGGACTTATGCCCGAACGTCTACCTCGACACATCGAGCACGAACCGCTGGATGCGGTATCAACCGCCAGGGATCGATCTGGCGCAGGTGTTCGAGCGAAGCATGGAAGTGGCCGGAGCCGGACGGCTCCTTTTCGGTACGGACTCGTCGTTCTTCCCGCGCGGTTGGAACCGGGCGGTCTTCGAGGCGCAGTCCCAGGCGCTGGACGCCGCCGGCTGCAGCGGCGAAGACAAAGCGGCGATCCTTGGGGGCAACCTGTTGGGGCTGCTTCAACCGGAACCGTCCTAGTGCAACGCACCGCATAATCGGCTTCCGGATTCACCCCAATGAGGGGCTGACAGTGTGCGCGGATTCCTGTTACCCTCTAAGGCGAATCACGAATGGCGCGATTCCCTCATGGCCCGTAATCTGGGGGTGCAAGGAGGGAACGGCATGCTCAAAGTTGGAATTTTTTGTCTGGCATTGGCAGGTACTGCTGCCGCCCAGGCGGTTTTGCAACAGGGCGTGGCGGCCGCCAGCGGGACGCTCGCCGGTGCGCTAGCCGGTAAGGCGGTGAGCGACGCGCTGGACAGCACTCTCAAGGCCACCGACTCCGCAGCTCAAACCGGAGTGAAGCGGACGTCGCGAAACGGGCAATCGCGTCAAGCCCAACGGAAGTCCTCGAATATGCAGGGCACAGCCGCCGCAATGCCGGCTGGCGCCGCCAGTCCATCCGGACCGGGCTCGATGTCTGGCGCGGAGGCGGCGGAAGTGTCC
Proteins encoded:
- a CDS encoding enolase C-terminal domain-like protein; the protein is MRITAIKDAVVPIRSDIRNAYISFSEMTASAVAIHTDEGVTGYGFNSNGRYAQSGLLRERFIPRLTRAEPERLLDESGANFDPALAWDVMMANEKPGGHGERSVAAGVLDMALWDLVAKIEGRPLAQTLAARFGSGEASESVYVYAAGGYYYPGKDIPMLLEEMQRYVDLGYDTVKIKIGGATLEEDRARIEAVLGRIGGGRELAVDANGRFDLDTALAYAAALNDYPLKWYEEPCDPLDFEILAEVAAASRNPLATGENLFSMQDARNLVRYGGMDPERDYLQMDPALSYGLVEYLRMLDALGENGWSPARCIPHGGHQFALHLAAGLGLHGNESYPGVFQPFGGFADGVPVENGRVAIPKAPGIGIEAKQNLWEVFRQL
- a CDS encoding amidohydrolase family protein, yielding MTIADAHIHFFSHRFYSLLAAQKGVTVTEAAAILGWPLPPEDPVELARVWDVELERNGVSHAVLIASLPGDSGSVVAAVAAFPGRFSGYFFLDPTADGAARMAESAAAEGLRGMCLFPALHGYALSDPRVGEAIEAVSSGASGRSVVFVHCGALSIGVRNRLGLPTAYDLRYGNPMDLHAVARRHPAATFVVPHFGAGLFRETLMLADLCPNVYLDTSSTNRWMRYQPPGIDLAQVFERSMEVAGAGRLLFGTDSSFFPRGWNRAVFEAQSQALDAAGCSGEDKAAILGGNLLGLLQPEPS